The following are encoded in a window of Phaseolus vulgaris cultivar G19833 chromosome 3, P. vulgaris v2.0, whole genome shotgun sequence genomic DNA:
- the LOC137806994 gene encoding 3-oxo-Delta(4,5)-steroid 5-beta-reductase-like, whose protein sequence is MEPETFVALVAGVTGMAGLSLAQALKQPNCPGGPWKVYGAARRPPPSWFPPSTVDHFITFDAVDSSDTRAKLSPIASEVTHLFWVSLQVGADEEANVRGNETMLLNVLSVLKSCTSSKLTHVTLQTGTKHYMGPIFDPLLSTQLIAHDPPFNENMARLPYPNFYYALEDLVASYAPSLTYSVHRSSIIVGASSRSIYNFLLTLATYAAICRHVGLAFRYPGTKYTWEHFCDMTDAGVLAQQHVWAAVTPEAKNQAFNCTNGDVFTWKSIWKLFSELFDVEFVAFDETQDLDLVEVMRDKGSVWKEIVEKYELENTILEEITCYEAFQAVLRFQFQHVSSMNKSREYGFFGHVDTFKSIRFWVEKLKQMKIIPSYQPSTS, encoded by the coding sequence ATGGAGCCCGAGACTTTTGTAGCACTGGTAGCTGGTGTCACAGGGATGGCTGGGCTGAGTCTAGCCCAAGCCCTGAAGCAGCCCAATTGTCCCGGAGGCCCATGGAAAGTTTACGGCGCCGCTCGCAGGCCCCCTCCCAGTTGGTTCCCTCCTTCCACCGTCGACCACTTCATCACTTTTGACGCTGTCGACTCTTCCGACACGCGCGCCAAGCTTTCCCCCATTGCGAGTGAAGTCACGCACCTATTCTGGGTGAGCTTGCAGGTTGGTGCAGATGAAGAAGCGAACGTGAGAGGCAACGAAACCATGCTCCTCAACGTTCTCTCCGTCCTCAAATCTTGCACGTCTTCAAAGCTTACCCATGTCACGCTCCAAACCGGCACCAAACACTACATGGGCCCAATTTTCGACCCACTCCTCTCCACCCAACTCATCGCCCACGACCCACCCTTTAACGAGAACATGGCGCGACTCCCTTACCCCAACTTCTACTACGCGCTCGAGGATCTCGTTGCATCGTACGCGCCATCGCTCACCTACTCAGTGCACCGCTCCTCTATTATAGTAGGCGCCTCCTCCAGGAGTATATACAACTTCCTGCTCACGCTAGCAACCTACGCCGCAATTTGTCGCCACGTAGGATTGGCGTTTCGGTATCCGGGAACGAAGTACACGTGGGAGCATTTCTGTGACATGACCGACGCCGGAGTGTTGGCGCAGCAGCACGTGTGGGCTGCGGTTACCCCTGAGGCTAAAAATCAGGCCTTCAATTGCACAAACGGCGACGTTTTCACGTGGAAGAGCATCTGGAAGCTATTCTCTGAACTTTTCGATGTGGAGTTCGTGGCGTTTGACGAAACGCAAGACTTGGATTTGGTGGAGGTGATGCGTGATAAGGGTAGCGTTTGGAAGGAGATTGTGGAGAAATACGAGCTTGAGAACACCATATTGGAGGAAATAACCTGCTATGAAGCCTTCCAAGCAGTGCTACGTTTTCAGTTTCAACATGTATCTAGCATGAACAAGAGTAGAGAATATGGATTTTTTGGGCATGTGGATACCTTTAAGAGTATCAGATTTTGGGTGGAAAAGCTGAAACAGATGAAGATCATACCATCTTATCAACCATCAACTTCCTAA
- the LOC137805503 gene encoding uncharacterized protein, with the protein MSGKERRKALLELARLQGAKGTGSSSSTTDPIAAPPLSVAPAEVPEPGRKRRKLVKAFPSSAVAAPAPSTEEESSGSPLVHRKRKLPAVGGASSLQLGEIELIRSRELIEWNGEEVDMHLAKQIVLSLEFSTQHHKQLIMEKRIKELEHDKESLESDFEAAQGSVELMRGMVGKTRGEYLAQVQEIIKTEILMGQAINVLDCEVVELRGKVTHLEAETSSLRKLNSQLAGDLESARETATTGEKKLEEAVSKLSEAKGQLEEAASSIASLTTEKNAAEASKQKLEVENADLMGVGAEALADGFELALEQIKCVLPDLDLSQFSIYHEVVDGKLIPPP; encoded by the exons ATGTCAGGGAAGGAAAGGAGGAAagctttgctggagcttgccagaCTCCAGGGGGCCAAAGGGACcggctcctcttcttccaccaccgatCCTATCGCAGCtcctcctctctcggtcgcgccagctgaagtcCCCGAGCcaggaaggaaaagaaggaagctggtgaaggcctttccttcatctgctgttGCTGCTCCTGCTCCTTCAAccgaagaggagagctctggctctcctctcgTTCATCGCAAGAGGAAGCTTCCAGCGGTTGGGGGGGCCTCATCTCTTCAGCTTGGGGAGAttgag ctcattCGCAGCCGGGAGCTCATCGAGTGGAACGGGgaggaggtggacatgcacctggcgaagcagatagtgctttccctggagttttccacccagcaccacAAGCAGTTAATCATGGAGAAAAGGATCAAAgagcttgagcatgacaaggagtcacttgaaagtgactttgaggctgcccaaggATCCGTAGAGCTGATGAGGGGTATGGTGGGGAAGACCAGGggagagtacctagcgcaggtccaagagatcatcaagactgagatcttgatggggcaagccaTCAATGTcttggactgcgaggtggtggaGTTGCGGGGCAAGGTGACCCACCTGGaggccgagacttcctccctacgCAAACTGAACTCACAACTGGCGGGGGATCTCGAGTCTGCCAGGGAAACGGCCACTACTGGGGAGAAGAAACTTGAGGAGGCGGTGAGCAAGCTGTCTGAGGCAAAGGgccaattggaagaagctgcttcttccattgcttcccttACCACCGAGAAGAATGCTGCAGAGGCCTCCAAGCAAAAGCTCGAAGTGGAGAACGCTGACCTTATGGGCGTGGGCGCTGAAGCCCTTGCTGATGGGTTCGAGCTGGCACTCGAGCAGATCAAATGCGTTCTTCCGGATCTGGACCTCTCccagttcagcatctatcacgaagtggtagatggaaaactcatccctcctccttga